From Phragmites australis chromosome 5, lpPhrAust1.1, whole genome shotgun sequence, a single genomic window includes:
- the LOC133918252 gene encoding peptidyl-prolyl cis-trans isomerase, producing MASNPRVFFDMTVGGQPAGRIVMELYASEVPRTAENFRALCTGEKGVGKSGKPLHYKGSTFHRVIPDFMCQGGDFTRGNGTGGESIYGEKFPDEKFVRKHTGAGVLSMANAGPNTNGSQFFICTVPTPWLDGKHVVFGQVVEGLDIVKAIEKVGSRGGATLKEVKIADCGQLS from the coding sequence ATGGCGTCGAACCCCCGCGTGTTCTTCGACATGACCGTCGGCGGGCAGCCGGCGGGGCGGATCGTGATGGAGCTGTACGCGAGCGAGGTCCCCCGCACCGCGGAGAACTTCCGCGCGCTGTGCACGGGCGAGAAGGGCGTGGGGAAGAGCGGGAAGCCGCTCCACTACAAGGGCTCCACCTTCCACCGCGTGATCCCCGACTTCATGTGCCAGGGCGGCGACTTCACCCGCGGCAACGGCACCGGCGGCGAGTCGATCTACGGCGAGAAGTTCCCCGACGAGAAGTTCGTGCGCAAGCACACGGGCGCGGGCGTGCTCTCCATGGCCAACGCCGGGCCCAACACCAACGGGTCccagttcttcatctgcaccgtGCCCACCCCCTGGCTCGACGGCAAGCACGTCGTCTTCGGGCAGGTCGTCGAGGGTCTCGACATCGTCAAGGCCATCGAGAAGGTGGGCTCGCGCGGCGGCGCCACCCTCAAGGAGGTGAAGATCGCCGACTGCGGCCAGCTCTCCTAG